A window of the Plasmodium vivax chromosome 12, whole genome shotgun sequence genome harbors these coding sequences:
- a CDS encoding hypothetical protein, conserved (encoded by transcript PVX_118280A), translated as MEEPQKKGDKQSNVVIRLIATAYIYFFILVLVTLAFVSQLLCIVVFFPLIICNKKARVTIFGYCFRIAMYFMWCPLNPFWRLKIIRKVKKGYKPSKTIIFINHLSSLDPWVINAGTVQWNLKYVFKASLFRIPIAGPMLYLAGDIPIHFTKGKGGWEVKPGSVVEVMRTCKEYQDMNIGTVVFPEGTRSINGQLQLFKAGFFKFAIENNCEVLPCALHASGKLWNVKSKLFELGTAYLSIGEPFYPTPGMTVNQLIEKTRNAIFELIKEFPDYDPETDKLATEMVKTRGHGL; from the exons atggaagaaccccaaaaaaagggagacaaGCAATCTAATGTTGTCATTAGGTTGATTGCTACCGcttacatttatttcttcatactGGTGTTAGTCACTCTTGCTTTTGTCTCGCAATTATTATGCATCGTTGTGTTCTTCCCCCTGATTATATGCAACAAAAAGGCGCGAGTAACGATATTTGGCTACTGCTTTAGGATTGCCATGTACTTCA TGTGGTGCCCGTTGAACCCATTTTGGagattaaaaataatcagGAAAGTGAAGAAGGGATACAAGCCATCCAAAactattatatttatcaacCACTTATCTTCTCTAGACCCGTGGGTAATTAATGCAGGTACGGTGCAATGGAATTTGAAGTACGTTTTTAAGGCCTCGTTATTTCGAATACCCATTGCAGGACCGATGCTGTACTTGGCAGGAGACATCCCGATTCATTTTACCAAAGGGAAAGGTGGATGGGAAGTAAAGCCAGGAAGTGTAGTGGAGGTTATGAGAACATGTAAAGAGTACCAAGATATGAACATAGGCACAGTGGTATTTCCTGAAGGCACACGTTCTATTAATGGACAGTTACAGTTATTCAAAGCaggtttttttaaattcgcaATTGAAAATAATTGTGAAGTATTGCCATGTGCATTACATGCCTCTGGAAAATTATGGAATGTCAAATCAAAACTGTTTGAATTGGGAACTGCGTATTTATCGATTGGGGAACCCTTTTACCCGACCCCTGGAATGACTGTCAATCAGTTGATAGAAAAAACGAGAAATGCCATTTTCGAATTGATTAAGGAGTTCCCTGATTATGATCCGGAG